The genomic region GTGACAATAAAGAATGTTAAATGTTATGATTCTAACAGTATTTTTTGTTAGCCATCACAGCCATCCCTCGAATTGTTTGTGAAGCTATCAATAGCCTGGAACTTGTAGACAAGCAGCCATCATGGAAGATTATGGACAACAAAGGTCGTATTACAGTTGTATTACACTGGGATCAGAGAGATATCCACAGGCGGTCAGGCCGCCAGCCGTCCACCAAGCAGGTTCCCATATGGAGAGTAGAAGTAATGTCACAAGAAGCCCAGACTGCTGACCAAACCACTGCCGACACCAGAGATCTCTCTGCTCAGAGAGCAGATCGTGCCAAACTTAGTCTTGAAGGTCTTGGACTAAGACCTCCATCTTTTATGCTGCCAAAAAAAAACTTGGAAAAggaaaatgaagtaagtttcattTGTTACTCATTAGTTTTCAagagtattgtttttatttttgcttgaAAAATCAGTTGATAatgtaaaaactttcaaaaagtCATTAAATTTTCAGGAATTGCTAGAAGAAAATGTAGCTGCTGGAGTTGGTGCACAACGCAAAGCTGGAAAAGGCCATGTTCGCTTTCTGAATGTTACCCAAGAGTCAAAAATTTCTCAAAATGATGAGTCTGAATCAGACACAGAAAATACTGCATATGAGGATGAACAACTCTCAGAACGTTATCTCTTGCTAACTGATCAACTGTCTGTGGAACAAAACCGTCACTTGACTATTAAAGATATTGGTGTTATTCTAGAGAGGCTCAGTTCCAAAATAGTAGATGTAGACAAATTAGAGCGAGAGAAAGAGAGCTCTGAGGTACACAACTGGACAATCAAGGCAACTATTCGTGGAGAAGTGCTTCGAGAAATTGGAGTCATCTATAACGGACAATACTATGGGATAATGGAGCATCCAGGGTACTTTTGATTGATGTTCTTacctaaaaaaattgaaattttttccAATCAGTGATGCTCAGCTGCTGAGGTTTGGTGCTGCTAGTTATCAAAAGTATCCACCTTGTTCACTTACTGGCAAAAGctcaaagaaaaaaaacgtataaAGTAAAGAGTAACTGGATTTTTGAGTGTAAGGTTTTTCTATGGTTCTAATATTTAAGAGCCAGCAGTTAGGTAATCTATTTAATGTTTTGCTAAAAGTTTACCCTTTTTAAGAAATACTGtggatttttataattttttgttttgtgttttctacatcattattttgacatttataaGTCATCTTCTAATTGATAAAACTAATTCAAGTTGTTTGGATAAGTAGTAGATTGTTTTTCTTATGTGGTAAATATTGTTCTTGTacatatttatgaacaatataaAGGTCAATCGTAATGCTTGTTTTCTatccttaattttattaaatgtaccATCGCATGTTTTAAAggatatttttgtgtgtttgtgaatGTACATGTGTAGGTATATTGATAGAAAGTTAAAAAGAGCATTTTTAATGATGGATTGCCATATACACGGGTTTGTCAATTTGTTACACAGGTCATAGTATCTATTCGTCTGTGTAGTCTTACAGGCCTGTAGTATAGGTATACTGACCAGATTCATTGTATCATACCTTCTTAACACTGCCAAGAGTAAAAAGCTGGGTTGTGGTTGCCAACCCTTCAGGAATAAGAGTTTTCAATATGATCAGTTGTAAGGCATCAGATAGGTTGAGAAATACAAAgttttttgattaatttttaataagagGGTTCTGCCTGAAAGGATGCTAAggctcattttttttttatttgaactggtgaattttatcattatatagtAGCTCAGGTTTTTGGTAATTCAAGTGAGTGTTCATTGCCTGGATGTGAGTGCGCTGGGGCGTACAGAAATTATAGCTGAGCCAAAAGCACAATTTTTAATGCTCACTTGTTTCTCATAGTATATAGATATTTGACGGCTTTGGATACTTTGTAAACAGTTTAATTCCATGTACCACAAATAATGTGCATTTTTGGATGGGTACATGTAAATGCAAACTCCTGTCCTATAGCCTGTCACCATGCATTGGGCAATTTTggtacaatacattcacagttttgttaattttccTATAAGACTACAGCTTCATGACCTATGTGGTGCTGTAGCAGGCCAAACTTGACCTCAGGGGTCACCATGGTTGTCAGTTTCCTAGGGGTGGTTCTTCCACATTCCTTGTACCTGTACAAACTTGATACTTATTTTTTCTTGATTCAGTTCTCAGGAGAACAAATGTTTTATCTATTAGCATTagctgtatgtgtgtgtgtctgtgtgtatttattttagaTCTAAATTAAGGTTTAATGTTGGGAAACCAAATCAAATGTAATGTCTTAATTATTGTTTAGTGTGTAAATGTGTAAACATTTTGCAACCAAAATTGGAGATTATGAATCCTGTAcatcataattaaattattataataatatttagacaTGAAATGATGTTTAAAAAGTTACCAAAGAAggattttaatcaaaattatttaccAATCCAAAAAAATTTAATTGGGTCATGTGTCAAAGTGAATGTACTAAAACTAATTAATTGTGATTGAAATTTATTACATAGGCTTTTTAGTGCTAGTCATaagttaaaaagaacaaaattgttattatacTTACTATATTCTAATAAGTAAATACAATTTAAGGATACTTCATTAGGTTTTCATGTATGGATTTTAGGTTTATCTTCACattttttatttgctgtttttttaatttatttttgaagcattttaattcaaaattcctTTTACATTTTGTAGCTcagtaacaaaattattttgattattttttagaATACTTGTATATTAGCAAGATATTAAAGaaaccagttttatttttggaGGTCTACTTAAGTTGTGGATGTGTTTATAGGAATGATATTCAATCCCTTAGTATGGATAGTGAATTGTAAAGTCCTGCTGACTACctttcctctggtcagtagtAAAAAGTTAGTGATGGCAGCATGTAGCCttagtagctttgtcataaatacaaaacaaaacacattcatacaaatagttaattttatatgtgtctatttaattttttttgtgtgtggaaaTGGAACCTCAGTATTTTGTTGTGATATAAAGTGAATCTATATCTATGTGCATTTTATTTTTGGAGGTTATGATATAATGCAAAACTGAGTTTGTGTTATACCATAAGAACCTTTTGATTCtagatcatttttattttgtagcatTAACTTATCCTTTAGTTACACAATAAAGGGTGAAATATAGTAATTTAAGTACTCAAACATTTCCAAGTCATAGAGCCTCTAGTTTCAAGTAGTAAATAAATTTACCTCACCTTAAATGCACTAGTTacaatgtgttttttaatttttagttctgaGAGGTATTTTTGTGTACCTGACTAGAAACATTCAGTTGTGTTatgttttctaaacaaattattgtaaaacaattgGTTAGACCTCATAaacttataatacaaatatcaaaaaaGTAGCTTGTTACTTCTCAACTAAACTGTACAATAAACATCCTTTAACTGAGAATAAATTCATTCAAAAAGCTGTTCCAATTTCTATATAGCATCTGACAATACTCAAGTTAGTTAGAAATGCTATAAAtattatagcatttttttttattctatcaaTACTTTAACTCATCAAATATGAGATTTTTATTATTGAGAATGTAACTTTTTGAAGATCTATGTTAAAGGTGATACTTAAATGCAAAACTTAATAatcatgtaataaatataaatcttggTTGAAAACAGCCTGTTAATTTATATCCACAAagcttattttaacattattttcatataacaaatCTGAAAGCATTTGcagtttttgaattttattagaAGAGTATTTGTTACACAAACTAAGTTGTGAAGTGTAATAACACCCAATAACCTTCTTTTCCACAactatttattgaaattattactGGACATTTGTACAGATGAAACTTTTAGTTTTAGGGATAAAAATTCAGTGTATATTTGTAGCATAAAAATCCAAACTAGGTTTTCTAACAACctaaatataatctaaaatatataaatattttagatttgGTTCTAGTGCTGtttatatctgttttcttttaggAACTTAATCTGCAGTGTATGGTGTTTTCTcactctaaaattattttaattgtaggATTGGTATTAATATAACTAGatgtataaatatgaatttttgaaaagattagattttttttctcttttggagaatttcttttaatattatggCTAACATAGAATTcatctttatttaatttatcttCATTGTATTTGCTACATCATTATGAAAACCTTGTGAAAATAGTTTAGTCATTGTGTCAGTAATCTCTGTATTTTGTGAATATGTTTGTGCTTGTTTAATGCACCTGAGTGTACTTCTTTGAAACTGTTACAtgtatgttttcatgttatattgGTACTAGTTTTTGGATGCCTTCCACTGAGTGGACTTTCATTGTTGCCTCTTAACAGGTTGGTTGGAATTTGCTGGACCTGTTTGGATTTCAGTTCTACTCTAGGTTTATATCTGAAGTATGTGTACTCAAAGTTTGCTGATTTTGAGctcaattgttttatatttttcaagcgTTTAGCATTTCTCAGAACTTGagtattttaacatacataatctgcatttatattttatcttcagttgcttgtttttaacatttgtgcatttgatatatatatacatataacttaatTCACATCATTATGAAAACTACTTTCAAATATGTAGTTTGTGTGGGTGtgtgttcatttttaaattttcaaaagataGGTTTTTGATTATTGAAATATCCCTTTAGAAAGTTTTTAACTCAAATCCATTTACATGTTGAAAAGTTGCAAATTTACCATGTAAGTTTGTCaagatttcttaaaaataaataaggctCCACACAATGTCTTGTACACAAGATACTTCAAAACATTTGTAGACTCTTTCAATAAGATAATAAACTAAAGAACCTTTTAGCTCTAACTTGTTTCTTATATGCTTCCTAGGAGTGTTTTGGGCATTATTTATGTATTCTTGTATTATGTTTTCATAGCTAACATGAATGTCTACTAATAATATTACACAGTGCAGCAGTGATTTTTATTGTATAGGTTCAAAGGGTCTAAAATTCAGTATTATATTAGAGaataagtagaaaataatttattaaagaaaaacatttttattgtacttgTGTTCATAAATAGgtgtttgtaaaatgtatttattatatataaaacaggacCTTATTTGTCCTTTTGAATGATACTTGTACATACAATTAGTTTCATGTTTTACTGTAGATATTTAAGTTTCTAGTTGGGAACATTCCATTTTTATATATCCTTAGTACTTATAATAGCTTGTTAATGATTGATGTTTcaatttatttcttcataatttaTGAAGCTCTGAAACAGTTACTTGGTTCTATTTTAGAATTAAGCCAAAACTGATTAAAATTTAATGTGTCACAATATAATTTTTTCCTTTATTACATGCACTGTTTAATATTGatttgaaattatgaaatatatataatacacactaTTGTAATTCATgacagaaatgttttattaaatgtaaccatAGTTTCCCATGTATCAATTAATAATGGTAGAAgtaacagatttttatttttagtctCAATGTACAATACTTGATCTGTAGTGGGACCTTTACAGCATCTGTCAACAACCTTATGTATTTGAGTTAGCATATACTGACATTTTCCATCAACTGACTATTCACactgaaaataatagtttttaaacatGCAGAAGAAATAACTAAAATGGTATTGCTTCAGTTTTTTTACTCTTTGTGAAATGCTCTGAAAACATAGAGAAATGCAACAATAAGATTATTTTACTGTTCTTCCTGCCCCAGCTTTGAAATTTCAGGATTTAAGTTGGGAAAGACAAtgtaaatatagatatataaaaactCTACTGCAGAGACAGGTGTCAAAATAGATGAATGCTTTGTGCTATGCAAAAATATTAGCATGAAATTGTGATGGAGAATAATTTTCACCTGCATGCAAATTACGGAATATTTAAATGACTTTGTATTAGCTTTACAGTAAATTGTTAGTAATACTCATAGGTGTTCCTGCTGCTTTCTAATACTTGTAAATATGTGAGTAAAAGAAACATGTATTAACTTTTCCTGTATGCAGCTTTGCTTAgttcaatgcaagttatgtaataaaCTACATTCAGATTTTACTGCTATGAACAATgacaaagaaattaataatgaGAAGAatgtatagtatttattttatttccccTGTATGTGAATTGAACTTATTTATACACATGAcctgataaattaaaaacaaaactctatttgaaaaaaaaaaaaatgttggaaactatagttttcatgtttaatttgaaACCACTCATGACTAGTTTGTGTCATAAGAATATagaacatattttcaaaacagacTTCAAACAGAATTGCTTATTTAACAGATTataatatatcttcataaaaatatcCATGTAACATATCTGTAAATTCCAGACATTAATAGTTTATATAGAATTTAtggtgtgaaaataattttaatccaGGAATATCTTGTATAGAAATGATATAGAAGGTTTGTTCTTTAAAGGTAGTctgaaaatataatgttttttgttacagTTAATACTAATGAAAATGATATTTGTTACTTATCTGCTTCAAGAACACAAACTGAAACTTTAATAATGAAAGttcaatgttttacagtttaaaatagtGTATGACCTCAGTACCAAATTAAAATGTTGGATCTATGTAATTTATGACTATTCTTTTAGTTACAAACTAAACATCTAACactattgttaaaaaataaggcTGTGCCTTTTTTGTATAATTCTTGTTTTCACAGTGGTATTGTAACGGAGTTATTTTAGCATCAGAATAAAAAATcgaataacaaatataatttgtttctgtTATCGAAGTCCTTAGATCCTCAAATCTTATGAAGTATTAATACAGGAGAAGTCTTTAAGGTGCATGATAATGCATTTTAGGTGCTTATAAGTAGAAATATCGAATCTTAAATTAAAGCAACTCTACACAAGAAGAGAATAAAGAAAAGCAATTTGGAGGACTAATAAGTCTCAAATTGACGTATATTCCAAATATCACGATGTTGAAACCAGATATTCAGTTCTTTTATTCAgacaaatttcaaattaattgtttttcagtAGCAAAAGCTCTTTGCAGTAGTGCAGTTTTTGCAGTAGATACACTGACATGTTGAATGACGTACCAGAAAGTTTATTGACCCAAAAGGATAAAATTGGAAATGAGATTACAAATAGTGCTGAATTATTAAccaaccttcaatgtgaaaagcTAGTTCTTTTTAGCATAACTTGACACTTCATAATgtggtttggtttatttggaatttcttgcaaagctacacgagggctatctgcgctagccgtccctaatttggcagtgtgagactagaggaaggacagctagtcttcaccacccatggccaactcttgggcgactcttttactaacaaatagtaggattgactgtaacattataatgatttAAGTTTGAAGAAGGTAAGACCACTAAACCTCAACTACTCCAGTGCTTCAACTGCCAGCGATTTGGACATACCAGAGCATCATCTAGCTCTTCTACCAAGTGTTTCTTGTGTGTAGGACTACATCCAGTGAACCAGTACCCAAAGCAGTAGGAAAATATGACATATGGCAACTGCAGGGGAAACTACACCACCTCTTCGAAGGTCTGCCCCAGCTTCCTGGAGCTTGCCTCCAAATCAGTTTCCACTCAGTCTTGCTtatccagaaacaaaaacaaataacagttcAGTCTCAACTAGCTCCAACACATGAATCAGCTTCTTTCAGCCACTATCGCACAACTATTGTTCCTGTGGTGAATCTTGCTACCTTTGTCACGGACAAACTCAAGATCGCTAAAGACATGAAGGTTCTCAACAAATATAACGTCTTCTCACAAGTCTGCGAAGCTGCCATCTTTATGTTTAGGGACCTACACCTGAATAATTCGAAGAACACACATTCACGTTCAAAAACAGCTGCAggtgaatatttcattttattttatttttgagatgtTTCTTACACATCAGTATTCAAGGTGATCTAGCCACAAAAAGTATGAACTCGCTAACTTGTGCAATTCTACTAGTACTGACATTGTAACTATCAACAATATCAGACTATAAGACCATTCCAATTTTAATGTTCCTGGTTACAGCACAATATCTCACCCCAAGGAACCCAATAACACAGGTTTCACACtactatacaaaaacaatacaagacTTTATTATCAACCACTCAAGAACATACGTTTTGCTTACTGAAAGCCCCAGATTTCCCAGTCATAATAATAACTGCATTATATATTATCCAGCCAGGTCACCTGACACCAACTTCACATCTTACATAGTGCAATCACATACATATTGTCGGTGGTACACGACACAAGTAATATCATGAACAAATCGTAAAGTTTTGTAGCAGGCCCAGCCCTCGATTAAAAACAAAAGCACGTGTTTTTAGAAAACCACAGATTTTTTCCCCCTATTTGtcatgcccttaactctttcactgccacactcagctttagtcatttttttttaaattgtccttatctgccgtgttcgactttactggtcaagtggttaaggcacttaataCGTTATCcgaaggtggcgggttcgaatccccgtcacaccaaacatgctcgccctttcagtcgtggtggcgttataatatgacggtcaatcccactattcgttggtaaaagagtattctgagagttggtagtgggtggtgatgactagctgccttctctctagtcttacactgctaaattaggaacggctagcacagatagccctcaagtagctttgcacggaatttaaaacaaattttttaaaaattatatctgcGTTTgcaatttgtttaaaaaagttaaaatgtggCATGCGAGTCTTAAACGTTTCAGAACTACTGCTTTATAACATTAGGTTGAAACTTAGCTCAATAACTGAGCAACATTTGTTGACAAGTTGCATAAATATTGCAGATTCAATCCTGTAAAGAGTCAAGCACTCTGTAGGTCCATGTTTAAATTTCTAAATCTAAGACTCCAAGAGATAATATAGAAAGGCATTCTCTACTATGTTTTCTGAAGATCATGATTAGGTGGTCATCAACAAGTTGATTGAGAGATAAGAAAACTGTAGAAGAATGTGAGACTGATGGGACATAACTTGAAATACTCGCATCGAATCATATGCTGGAGAAAAAGAGGAAATCACCAGAGTAGCAATTGCATAGGAAAACCTGCTCTGAAACAGCCTCCAGATCCTGCACGAGCCCGAAAGGCCAAAGA from Tachypleus tridentatus isolate NWPU-2018 chromosome 1, ASM421037v1, whole genome shotgun sequence harbors:
- the LOC143250731 gene encoding uncharacterized protein LOC143250731 isoform X1, translating into MSAAELRQFPYKVWSCNRDVRKSVMAASLSDIRVKGGEKLGYSNPSELKVVLESDGTEVEDDTYFKTVDKDTIFILLRPTERWFPPSMETLRAAITAIPRIVCEAINSLELVDKQPSWKIMDNKGRITVVLHWDQRDIHRRSGRQPSTKQVPIWRVEVMSQEAQTADQTTADTRDLSAQRADRAKLSLEGLGLRPPSFMLPKKNLEKENEELLEENVAAGVGAQRKAGKGHVRFLNVTQESKISQNDESESDTENTAYEDEQLSERYLLLTDQLSVEQNRHLTIKDIGVILERLSSKIVDVDKLEREKESSEVHNWTIKATIRGEVLREIGVIYNGQYYGIMEHPGYF
- the LOC143250731 gene encoding uncharacterized protein LOC143250731 isoform X2, with translation MELRQFPYKVWSCNRDVRKSVMAASLSDIRVKGGEKLGYSNPSELKVVLESDGTEVEDDTYFKTVDKDTIFILLRPTERWFPPSMETLRAAITAIPRIVCEAINSLELVDKQPSWKIMDNKGRITVVLHWDQRDIHRRSGRQPSTKQVPIWRVEVMSQEAQTADQTTADTRDLSAQRADRAKLSLEGLGLRPPSFMLPKKNLEKENEELLEENVAAGVGAQRKAGKGHVRFLNVTQESKISQNDESESDTENTAYEDEQLSERYLLLTDQLSVEQNRHLTIKDIGVILERLSSKIVDVDKLEREKESSEVHNWTIKATIRGEVLREIGVIYNGQYYGIMEHPGYF